The sequence CTTTGAAAGATAAGATGAAATTCATTAATGAAATCGTTGTCTTAACTAAAAAAGAGTATGTAAACGATTTTGAAGCGGAGATTTCTAATCTAGGTTTCTCACCACATGTTTTTTGTGACGAAGATATTCTTGCCGATATTGGTCTCAGTATATTAGATCACCAAGAAAGAAATACGTTATTGAGGAAAGAGCTTTATACTCAAGTAGTCATAAAAGATAACTTTATTGCAGCTGATGATGATTATATTGCACTTAATAACATAAGTGAGGAATACTTCAGAAGTAATAATGTTCACAACTGCTATTATTATTATAATTCGCTTGAATCTTGGCTTGGCAGTTACCCAAATAGAAGTAGTTATGATCGCGGTCTTTTAAAAACAGCTCAGTTGCTTAAGTCGTATGGTTTTCATACGAAGGCTTATTCATCACATATGCCGCAAATAATAAATAAGAAATTAGTGAACGAGATTTACGGTAAATATTTGGCTAGTGATAAAAACAAAGGGGTGGATGAATGGAGTGTTTATTTTAATATTGCTACGTTCTATTTCCCTAATAATTTCTCCATTAAAGAGTATAGATGTTTTTCTTGGCCAGGAAATCCATCTGACTGGCCTTGTGATGTCATTCCAGTAGAGTTTGATTTTCAAAACTATTATGACTCATTAGAAAATGGATTTAATGAAATTGTAGAGGATCCTGATAAAATTCTTGAATATAAAAAGGGTCTAGAAAAAGTAAAAATGACTGAAGTGCAAAAAATGAATGAGAAAGTGAGGCCGATTTGTTTACTCGTAGATGTAAATAAATTTACATTCATGCAACCATCATTTGAACTTATCTCCGGTCCCATTCATCTTCGTCGTATCATTGTACTCAATAAATCAAGTGAACATTTTGATATAGAAATGCAGATAATTGACTCTGGTTCAGTGAAAATTAGAGAAGAGTATTTTAATACTAGAAATAGTAGTTGGATTCCTCTATTCCCACCAAATGAACCGGGTGTATATTTTATGGAGTGTAAATTGCTCCAATCTGGTAAAGTGATAAGTACAACTAATGTTGAGTTAAGTGTCGCATCTAATTAGAAATTAAAGGATATACACATGAAAGCGGTAGTAACTGGTATTACAGGTCAAGATGGCGCATATCTCGCTGAGTTATTACTTGAGAAAGGCTATGAAGTTTATGGTACCTATCGTCGTACAAGTTCTGTTAATTTTTGGCGGATTGAAGAGCTAGGTATTGATAAACACCCGAATTTGCACTTAGTTGAGTATGATCTTACCGATCTTTCTGCCAGTATTCGCTTGTTGCAGACAACGCAAGCTACTGAAGTGTATAATCTTGCTGCACAAAGTTTTGTCGGTGTTTCTTTTGACCAACCAGCTACAACCGCCGAAATTACCGGTATTGGTCCACTGAACCTGTTAGAAGCTATTCGTATTGTTAATACTAAAATTCGTTTTTACCAGGCTTCTACCTCTGAAATGTTTGGTAAAGTTCAGGCTATACCACAAGTTGAAGATACGCCGTTCTATCCCCGCAGCCCATATGGTGTCGCTAAGTTGTATGCACACTGGATGACAATTAACTATCGTGAAAGCTACGGTATTTTTGGTTGCAGCGGCATTCTGTTTAATCATGAATCTCCGCTACGTGGTCGTGAATTTGTGACTCGCAAAATTAC comes from Yersinia bercovieri ATCC 43970 and encodes:
- the gmd gene encoding GDP-mannose 4,6-dehydratase → MKAVVTGITGQDGAYLAELLLEKGYEVYGTYRRTSSVNFWRIEELGIDKHPNLHLVEYDLTDLSASIRLLQTTQATEVYNLAAQSFVGVSFDQPATTAEITGIGPLNLLEAIRIVNTKIRFYQASTSEMFGKVQAIPQVEDTPFYPRSPYGVAKLYAHWMTINYRESYGIFGCSGILFNHESPLRGREFVTRKITDSVAKIKLGKLDILELGNMDAKRDWGFAKEYVEGMWRMLQADIPDTFVLATNRTETVRDFVSMAFKAAGFNLCFEGKDEHEVGIDVATGKALVKVNPKFYRPAEVELLIGNPQKAKDVLGWEPKTTLEELCQMMVEEDLRRNQQGFSF